The Candidatus Zixiibacteriota bacterium genomic interval GCCGGGCTGGGGGCGTTAGTTCTGGCGCTCGCTGCCGTCGGCGTATATCTCGGCATGACGTTTCGCGAGATGCGGGCGGCGCAGGACCGCGATTTTCTTTATTCCCAGGGGCCATCATCCAAGCTCCTCGTCGGATCGACCTTTCCGAATTTGGAGTTGGTGTCGACCGCGCCGGGAGCGATTCCAACCTCCCGCTTGTACTCCGGTAACGGGTCGATTTTCATGTTTCTTGAGCCCGGTTGTCCACCGTGCGAGAGCATGACCAAGAAATGGCAGGGCCTGATCGATGAAGGCAAGATTCCCCGCGAGCGCGTCGTCGGGATTTCCTTCGGCGAGCCGGAGAATCTCGAAGCGTACGCCAAGCACAATGGTTTGACCTTTCCGATTTACAGTGATACCGCAGCCGTTTTCATGCGTGATTTCGGCGTCGCCGATTTCCCGCTGCTGGTTGTCGTCGGCAAGTCGGGCACAATCCGGATGTTTACTTACGATCACCGGGTTAATTTCGATGCCGCTGCCATCCAGGAGCAGCTAAGCAATTAGCGCCGGCAATCGCTGAACAGCCGCTCAAGGATTGAACTGCCGGGTCGCTTCAAGTTTCCGCTCGAACCCGCGTCGATGCGTCGGCCGTCGTTGGCGCACAACAACTTACCTTCGCTCAGGATTCCCTGCGGTTTCGGCACTTCCTCTGCTCTACAATCCGGTCTTGATCCAAAGATCTGTATTCTGGATAACAAGCGAAATACCGGAGCGGAACATGTTGAGCTTACGTGTCCTTGTCAGCCCCTACCACCTCGTGAGTTTCATCTCGCTGGCGCTGATTGTGCTGATCCTCAGTTGCGAGCACCGGCCGCGCACTAATTCGCAGCGGCAGCGACGCGAGACAGCCGAGATGGTTGCCGTCACTAGTCCGGCGGCAGCAGTTGCCAGCGATTGCCGGCCACAGATCGAGATCTGAGAAGAAATCAGAACGACAAGTAGCGGATAATGCAGTAGAGGGAAAAGAGGACGTGCAGGAAGAAGACAAACGCGAGCAGCAAATAGAGCCAACGCCGCTGCGGGTGGGCTTTGGCGCCCCAAACGCTGAGGAGGCCGAGGATCAGGCTGACCGGGCTGATTGCGACCAGCGCAGTAATCAAGACCGCGAAGACCCCTTCATTCCCCGTCGCGTCGGAGCTGAAAAACAAGACGTAGGCGGTCATTGCCACCAATAGCAGCAAGATCGTCGTGTAGATCGCGACGAAGCTGACTTTACGTCTGGGCTTCTCCTGTTCTAAAACCACGACCAAAATTCAAGGCGGAAGAAGCGGGAAATCTTGCGCCACACGAGTCCGGCAATGGAAATCTTGCCGCAGTCGACCTTGGCATATCCGGTCATTTCCGGCAGCAAATGGTGGTCGTCGTTCGGCACGGTCGCTACCGCTTTCAGATGCGGCGCGAGCGCCAGCTTGGTGACGACGCCATGGTGTTTGACGCCGGGAAAAGCACTGACGCGCAGCTCGACATTCGAGTTGGTAGAGAGGATATCGAGGTCGGCTTCATCAAGATCAACTTCCACCACCAGCGAGTCCATACGCGCCAGATGCAGCAGATCCTTGGTCTCGGAAACGCCGACCAGCACACCGTTGAACGGGCTGAGGATGACGGAAGCATTAAACTGATCGGTCAGATACTGGACGCGCGATTTGAGTTTTTCGATCTCGGCGTCGCTGCGCTCAACCTCTTCGGCTTTGGGCTGGGACCGCAGCAGTTTCAGTTCGCTTTTGCGGGTGTCCCAGACTGAGCTGGCGACATTGAAAGCGGCGGAAGCGCGCTCGTATTCCGACTCCGAGATCAGTTGCTTGGCGTGCTGCTCTTTGACGCGATTGAATTCTTTGCGCGCGGCCTCGTATTTGGCCTCGGCTTCCTTGATCTCCGAGCGCTTCTTGGCGACCTCCTCGGCCTTGGGATCGGAGAGCAGTAGGCGGCGGTCGGCTTCAGCCTTCTTGAGGTCGGACTCGGCTTCCGCCAGCAGGCCGCTGTTGAGGGTCGAGTTGATGATCAGCAACGTGTCACCGGCGGCAACGGTATCGCCGACCGACACCAGCGGCTGGATTTGGGTGACGGCGAAATCGGAGGCGGAGAGTTGGAAGACCTTGGCGGAGTTTTTCTCGAGGACGCCGCCGCGATAATGCGAGCTTTCGAGCAGTGCGGGGGCTACGCGAGTGACGACAAACGATTCGGCAGCGATCAGGTGCGCTGCCCCACCGGAGGTTTGCCCGACACGGATCAGCAGCGCGAGCAATACGACTATCACCAGCGTCACGCCGTAACCGACGATGCGCTTCGGTTTCATCCAGACCTGCTTCCTTTCACGCCATACATCCCTGAGGCGTCCGGCTGATGTCGCAATTGGTTGTCCAAAAATAAGGAAACAAAGAGCGACGAACAAGACAAATCCGGTGCCGCGCCAGTGGCCGATCAAGAACTGGCCGCCGCGGTAGACGATGAAGCTGATGAGCGCGACCGAGTAGAGCAAAGAGAGGATGCCGTAGCGCCAGTAGATTTTGCGTTCGCGGGCGCCGGGCTGCAGGAGCGCGTCGTCAGCGCAGCCGAAAAGGCGAACTTTGATTCGGGTCCAGATGTGATTGAAGGCCTTCTGGCGCAGATTCGGGATTTGCAGGTAGTCGGCGAGGAGGTAGTAGCCGTCGAGTTTGATCGCGGGATTCAGGTTGAAAACCAAAGTCGCGAAGCAGACGGCGGCGGTCCAGTAGAAGACGCGGTTGAGCCAGACCCCTTCGATCGTCAGCCGCCACAGCAGCGCGAAGAGCGCCCAGAGGAGCA includes:
- a CDS encoding TlpA family protein disulfide reductase → MMKRILKQAGLGALVLALAAVGVYLGMTFREMRAAQDRDFLYSQGPSSKLLVGSTFPNLELVSTAPGAIPTSRLYSGNGSIFMFLEPGCPPCESMTKKWQGLIDEGKIPRERVVGISFGEPENLEAYAKHNGLTFPIYSDTAAVFMRDFGVADFPLLVVVGKSGTIRMFTYDHRVNFDAAAIQEQLSN